In the Ochrobactrum sp. Marseille-Q0166 genome, one interval contains:
- a CDS encoding SDR family oxidoreductase, whose amino-acid sequence MSWLGLSGKTVVITGAGGGIGQALARSFAGEGARVVLLDRDEERTAPLVTELGNDALTLACDISKAGEIAAAAEKIEVLGGADILVNNAGILRPSPLETVSEADWSAMLAVNLNGYLAASQAFGKSMIARGQGVLVHVASIAGTQPQPASGAYSASKAAVLMLSRQLAYEWGPKGIRSNTVSPGLVRTPLSEPFYQNEAVKAQREAMVPLRRIATPQDMADVALFLASPRASYVTGQDIVVDGGLSQTLMGLVPRPGYA is encoded by the coding sequence ATGAGCTGGCTTGGGTTAAGTGGAAAAACCGTTGTCATCACTGGTGCCGGTGGCGGCATAGGTCAGGCGCTGGCCAGATCTTTTGCGGGTGAGGGTGCGCGCGTGGTTTTGCTCGATCGCGATGAGGAGCGGACGGCACCGCTGGTTACTGAGCTTGGCAATGATGCCCTGACGCTTGCCTGTGATATTTCCAAGGCGGGTGAGATTGCAGCCGCTGCCGAAAAAATTGAAGTGCTGGGCGGTGCGGATATTCTCGTCAATAATGCCGGTATTTTGCGACCCAGCCCACTGGAAACCGTATCAGAAGCCGACTGGTCGGCCATGCTGGCGGTTAACCTGAACGGCTATCTTGCAGCATCGCAGGCTTTCGGCAAAAGCATGATCGCACGCGGACAAGGAGTGCTGGTTCATGTGGCGAGCATTGCGGGTACCCAACCGCAACCGGCGAGTGGTGCATATTCTGCTTCAAAGGCTGCCGTTTTGATGCTGTCGCGGCAGCTCGCATATGAATGGGGGCCAAAGGGTATTCGCTCAAATACTGTCAGTCCCGGACTGGTTCGTACGCCGCTTTCTGAACCATTTTATCAAAACGAGGCGGTGAAGGCGCAACGTGAGGCCATGGTGCCGCTCAGACGTATCGCAACGCCACAAGATATGGCGGATGTTGCGCTTTTCCTCGCCTCACCGCGTGCGTCCTATGTCACCGGACAGGATATTGTGGTCGATGGCGGTCTTTCACAAACCCTGATGGGACTGGTTCCGAGGCCCGGCTATGCATGA
- a CDS encoding SDR family oxidoreductase, whose product MHDIKNALVTGGADGIGFAISKALAEAGFRVTIADIDGDKARTRALELGADHCGLACDICDEAQVIAAAATAPFDVLVNNAGIGDSHLPTLEQEIDAFRKVIDAHLSGTFLMTREVSKGMVTRGSGAVVNLSSIAGLTGLPKRNAYGAAKAGIVAMTRAMACEWAGKGVRVNAVAPAFVETALVKKLADAGRIDLPTIRRRTPIGRLIGAEEVAAAVVFLASPSASGITGTVLPVDGGWTAFGDFGDAAVI is encoded by the coding sequence ATGCATGACATTAAAAATGCTTTGGTAACAGGCGGTGCCGATGGAATTGGCTTTGCGATTTCCAAGGCGCTGGCAGAGGCTGGCTTCCGTGTCACCATTGCAGATATTGACGGCGATAAGGCGCGGACACGGGCGCTTGAACTGGGTGCAGACCATTGCGGCCTTGCCTGTGACATATGCGATGAGGCACAGGTTATTGCTGCGGCAGCTACGGCGCCGTTTGACGTATTGGTGAACAATGCCGGTATCGGTGACAGCCACTTGCCAACGCTGGAACAGGAGATCGACGCCTTCCGCAAGGTGATTGACGCGCATCTTTCCGGGACGTTTTTGATGACGCGGGAAGTGAGTAAGGGCATGGTGACGCGTGGATCCGGCGCTGTTGTCAATCTCTCCTCCATTGCAGGCTTGACTGGTTTACCGAAGCGCAATGCCTATGGTGCTGCAAAAGCGGGTATTGTAGCGATGACGCGTGCCATGGCTTGCGAATGGGCGGGCAAGGGTGTGCGCGTTAATGCGGTTGCACCGGCCTTTGTCGAGACGGCGCTGGTGAAAAAGCTGGCTGATGCCGGGCGAATTGATCTGCCGACGATTCGGCGGCGCACGCCGATTGGTCGGCTGATCGGGGCGGAAGAAGTGGCAGCAGCTGTTGTCTTTCTCGCATCGCCATCGGCTTCGGGCATCACGGGCACTGTGCTTCCCGTCGATGGTGGCTGGACTGCATTTGGTGATTTCGGCGATGCGGCGGTGATCTGA
- a CDS encoding ABC transporter ATP-binding protein produces MLELKNITGGYGRITILNGTSFTIPKASITTVIGPNGAGKSTVFKAIFGLLNINSGQIMLDGEDVTRKTPAQMIARGVTYVPQGRNVVPQLSVLHNLELGGITSKDQTRIKRRMEEVMDQFPMLRQRKDQKAIELSGGQQKQLEIARALLLDPKLILIDEPSIGLSPNLVQEVFQTLIRLRDQGVTILMVEQNAKAALAMSDYGLVLELGQTRMFDKADTLLKDPRVGQLFLGGHIEDAA; encoded by the coding sequence ATGCTGGAGCTTAAAAACATTACCGGCGGCTATGGCCGCATCACCATTCTCAACGGCACCTCCTTCACGATCCCCAAGGCCTCCATTACCACGGTCATCGGGCCAAATGGGGCGGGAAAATCCACTGTCTTCAAAGCAATCTTCGGCTTATTGAATATCAATTCCGGACAGATCATGCTGGATGGCGAGGATGTAACCCGCAAAACACCGGCGCAAATGATCGCGCGCGGCGTAACCTATGTGCCTCAGGGCCGCAACGTGGTGCCGCAACTATCGGTGCTGCATAATCTGGAATTGGGCGGCATTACCTCGAAAGATCAAACGAGAATCAAGCGCCGCATGGAAGAGGTCATGGACCAGTTTCCCATGCTGCGTCAGCGCAAGGATCAAAAGGCCATTGAGCTTTCCGGTGGCCAGCAAAAGCAGTTGGAAATCGCCCGTGCGCTATTGCTTGATCCCAAACTGATCCTGATCGACGAACCATCAATCGGCCTCTCGCCCAATCTGGTACAGGAAGTGTTCCAGACACTGATAAGGCTGCGTGATCAGGGTGTGACCATTCTCATGGTTGAACAAAACGCAAAGGCAGCACTTGCCATGTCGGATTATGGGCTTGTGCTTGAACTCGGTCAAACCCGCATGTTCGACAAAGCAGATACGCTCTTGAAAGACCCGCGTGTCGGCCAGCTTTTCCTTGGCGGTCATATCGAAGACGCCGCCTGA
- a CDS encoding ABC transporter ATP-binding protein, with product MNIHAKNHDGPILSVRNMSKQFGGIRAVNGVSFDVERGEILGLIGPNGSGKSTLFNCILGQLKPTEGHCEINGQSTDGVRPADLSLMGIGRTFQQLSVFPKMSVLDNVILAGQEHEGSMLSRLFGKPDAGLTEKAEQLIEFFRLTPYRDTEAGSLSYGQQKLVDAAMAFMAGPGIVLLDEPAGGVNLTMLGHLKERLITYNREHGTTFVVIEHNMEFVMSLCTRIIVLAQGEIIAEGSPDEIRSNQMVIDAYLGG from the coding sequence ATGAACATCCATGCCAAAAATCACGATGGCCCAATTCTTTCAGTCCGCAATATGTCCAAGCAATTTGGCGGCATCCGCGCCGTCAACGGTGTGAGCTTTGACGTTGAACGCGGCGAAATCCTCGGTCTGATCGGACCAAACGGCTCCGGCAAATCAACGCTGTTCAACTGCATCCTCGGCCAGCTCAAACCAACTGAGGGCCATTGCGAAATCAACGGACAAAGCACCGATGGCGTGCGTCCGGCTGATCTTTCGCTGATGGGTATCGGGCGTACTTTCCAGCAGCTTTCGGTGTTTCCGAAAATGAGCGTACTGGACAACGTTATCCTCGCCGGTCAGGAACATGAAGGCTCCATGCTGTCGCGTCTTTTCGGCAAGCCGGATGCCGGACTGACAGAAAAGGCTGAACAGCTCATCGAGTTCTTCCGCCTTACGCCTTATCGCGATACAGAAGCAGGCTCTCTCTCCTATGGCCAGCAGAAGCTGGTGGATGCCGCCATGGCCTTCATGGCGGGGCCGGGTATTGTGCTTCTCGATGAACCGGCGGGCGGTGTGAACCTCACCATGCTCGGTCATCTCAAGGAGAGGCTGATTACCTATAACCGTGAGCATGGCACAACCTTCGTGGTCATCGAACACAATATGGAATTTGTCATGTCGCTCTGCACGCGCATCATTGTGCTGGCACAGGGTGAGATCATAGCGGAAGGATCGCCGGATGAAATCCGGTCGAACCAGATGGTCATCGACGCATATCTGGGAGGTTGA
- a CDS encoding branched-chain amino acid ABC transporter permease — translation MTHLRTVLILLGIAALVVAPIGQGNYIVYTLCSWLLFSIAAMGLNLTLGYAGQVSLAQAAFMGIGAYITALMTLNGIHWGLAAIISIISSFAVGLLLGYPALRVQHHFLAFVTLAFNTLLFLVLRNEEQITGGSFGLVGMERPSFFGISTDSNIAFYYFSLVCFLLAAGTLWWILRSPWGRSFKALRENPIRAESLGLKVRRQTLLAFAIGSAFGGLAGAMQAPLVQFIEPSSFALIHSLKLLLMVVVGGSGFFFGPMLGAAVVIILPEVLRFTEGYYLIIYAFLVIVLMVYSPNGLIGLGQKLFEKFKPKHESRRDLTQGAQL, via the coding sequence ATGACCCATCTTCGAACCGTCCTCATCCTTCTCGGTATTGCGGCTCTGGTCGTCGCGCCCATCGGGCAAGGCAACTATATCGTCTACACGCTCTGCTCATGGCTTTTATTCTCCATTGCTGCCATGGGACTCAATCTGACACTCGGCTATGCCGGACAAGTCAGCCTCGCACAGGCCGCGTTTATGGGTATCGGCGCCTATATAACGGCTCTGATGACACTCAACGGCATTCATTGGGGCCTTGCGGCGATCATATCGATCATCTCGAGTTTCGCCGTCGGTCTGCTGCTTGGTTATCCCGCGCTGCGTGTCCAGCACCATTTTCTGGCTTTCGTCACTCTCGCCTTCAACACGTTGCTGTTCCTGGTCTTGCGTAATGAAGAGCAGATCACAGGTGGTTCCTTTGGACTTGTGGGTATGGAGCGCCCTTCCTTCTTTGGCATCAGCACCGATTCCAACATCGCCTTTTATTATTTCTCGCTGGTTTGCTTCCTTCTGGCAGCCGGAACCTTGTGGTGGATCCTGCGCTCCCCCTGGGGGCGTTCATTCAAGGCACTGCGTGAAAACCCGATCCGTGCTGAAAGCCTGGGACTCAAGGTTCGTCGCCAGACATTGCTTGCTTTTGCTATCGGTTCGGCCTTTGGCGGTCTTGCCGGTGCCATGCAGGCACCCCTGGTTCAGTTTATCGAACCTTCCAGCTTTGCGCTTATTCACTCACTCAAACTGCTTTTGATGGTGGTTGTTGGCGGTTCCGGCTTCTTCTTCGGGCCAATGCTTGGAGCTGCCGTTGTCATTATATTGCCGGAAGTACTGCGCTTCACCGAAGGCTATTACCTCATCATCTATGCGTTTCTCGTCATCGTTCTCATGGTTTATTCGCCAAACGGACTTATCGGCCTCGGCCAGAAGCTGTTTGAAAAATTCAAACCCAAGCACGAATCCCGCCGCGATCTGACGCAGGGAGCACAGCTATGA
- a CDS encoding branched-chain amino acid ABC transporter permease produces the protein MAELLQILISGLAAGSIYALAAVGFTLLWQASQTINFAQGEFVMLPAFFVLIGMTALGLPLWGAIVFGLVLSLLILGVAFKRLIVEPMLPHGTLPLVIATIALGVLMKESVKEFYGATAQPFPAIFPQTVYNIAGASVSVQDICNLIASMLAIAGLQLFLSRTRTGRCMQASAQNPAVAEVLGVNVKRMVLYTFLINAALATIASVLISPIYLAKFSNGETLGLVAFIAAIVGGFNQIRGALVGGLLIGVIDNFSAVYISAQYRSAIPLILLIAIILLRPQGLLGTPEGRTV, from the coding sequence ATGGCCGAGCTTTTACAAATCCTTATATCCGGACTGGCAGCAGGCTCCATTTATGCACTTGCCGCCGTCGGTTTCACGCTGCTCTGGCAGGCATCGCAGACAATCAACTTTGCCCAAGGCGAATTTGTCATGCTGCCAGCCTTTTTTGTGCTGATCGGCATGACGGCTCTGGGGCTGCCGCTCTGGGGCGCAATCGTGTTCGGTCTTGTACTTTCGCTGCTCATTCTTGGCGTCGCCTTCAAACGTCTGATCGTGGAACCGATGTTACCGCACGGCACATTGCCGCTGGTTATTGCCACCATCGCGCTCGGTGTGCTGATGAAAGAGAGCGTGAAAGAATTCTATGGCGCAACCGCCCAGCCATTTCCTGCGATTTTCCCGCAAACGGTCTATAATATCGCCGGAGCAAGCGTTTCTGTTCAGGATATCTGCAACCTCATCGCGTCGATGCTCGCTATTGCCGGACTCCAGCTCTTTTTGAGCCGCACCCGCACAGGCCGCTGCATGCAGGCCAGCGCACAAAACCCTGCCGTTGCGGAAGTGCTGGGCGTCAATGTCAAGCGCATGGTGCTTTATACATTCCTGATCAATGCCGCACTGGCAACCATTGCTTCCGTGCTGATCTCGCCAATCTATCTTGCCAAATTCTCAAATGGCGAAACGCTTGGACTTGTCGCCTTTATCGCGGCCATTGTCGGCGGCTTTAACCAGATTCGCGGCGCGCTTGTCGGCGGCCTGCTGATCGGCGTGATCGATAATTTTTCAGCCGTCTATATTTCGGCCCAGTACCGCTCGGCGATACCACTCATTCTGCTTATTGCCATTATCCTGCTGCGTCCGCAGGGCCTGCTTGGCACTCCGGAAGGAAGAACCGTATGA
- a CDS encoding ABC transporter substrate-binding protein, producing the protein MIRTLLSTTAIMLALGATAALAEMKVGSIVELSGPGAAAGTNFRDGVKMGFEEINADGGILKEPVKIIEYDSQTDPQVSRAMVQKAIDDEVYAIMGTVFSSSTVVNMLVAKQYGIPQFTGSEAPSITAKGNPYIFRTAFGSQKGIPKMVKYMIEEMGIKKVGVAWANTEFGKGGHQAFLDEAKNAGLEIVIDVPSEQAQADFSADVLKLKNSDAEAFFVYYTEEESARFLREARKQGINKPMIGETTLVGHKVIELAGDAANGAMGHVGLTPDANVPAVKDMVERFKTKYKYTPDHNAIKGYTAAWTLKYVTEMVGKPDSKAIAEKLHGLTLKASEYPGVLMDVSWDDTGEMSRESFFVKVEDGKQTVEAILPPN; encoded by the coding sequence ATGATCAGAACTTTGCTTTCTACAACAGCAATCATGCTGGCACTGGGTGCGACAGCCGCGCTCGCAGAGATGAAGGTCGGCTCAATCGTTGAGCTTTCAGGGCCAGGCGCCGCCGCCGGAACGAATTTCCGTGATGGCGTTAAAATGGGTTTTGAGGAAATCAACGCCGATGGCGGGATTCTCAAAGAACCCGTAAAAATCATCGAATATGACAGCCAAACCGATCCGCAGGTTTCTCGCGCGATGGTTCAAAAGGCCATTGATGATGAAGTTTATGCGATCATGGGCACCGTCTTTTCGTCTTCCACCGTCGTAAACATGCTGGTTGCCAAACAATACGGCATTCCGCAATTCACCGGTTCCGAAGCCCCGTCTATCACCGCCAAGGGCAACCCCTACATCTTCCGCACCGCCTTCGGTTCGCAAAAGGGCATCCCGAAGATGGTGAAATACATGATTGAAGAAATGGGCATCAAAAAGGTGGGCGTTGCATGGGCAAATACCGAATTCGGTAAGGGTGGCCATCAGGCTTTCCTCGATGAAGCCAAGAATGCCGGCCTTGAAATCGTCATTGATGTTCCTTCCGAACAGGCACAGGCTGATTTTTCGGCCGACGTGTTGAAGCTCAAGAACTCCGACGCCGAGGCCTTCTTCGTTTACTACACCGAAGAAGAAAGCGCCCGCTTCCTGCGCGAAGCCCGCAAACAGGGCATTAACAAGCCCATGATCGGTGAAACCACCCTTGTTGGTCATAAGGTCATTGAGCTTGCAGGGGATGCCGCGAACGGTGCGATGGGCCATGTCGGCCTAACACCGGATGCCAATGTTCCTGCGGTCAAGGACATGGTTGAGCGTTTCAAGACCAAGTATAAATACACGCCCGACCATAATGCCATCAAGGGCTACACGGCTGCCTGGACGCTGAAATATGTCACCGAAATGGTTGGTAAGCCGGACAGCAAGGCCATTGCCGAAAAGCTGCATGGGCTGACGCTGAAAGCGTCCGAATATCCAGGCGTTCTCATGGATGTAAGCTGGGACGACACCGGCGAAATGTCCCGCGAGAGCTTCTTCGTGAAGGTCGAAGACGGCAAACAGACCGTCGAAGCGATTCTGCCTCCGAATTGA
- a CDS encoding Gfo/Idh/MocA family oxidoreductase — MEKLNVAVIGAGAIGRTHIDTLARMPDLQLCALVDPAPQGAAFASSLGVQCLPDVAALIDSGLAQAAIVATPNETHLPVSAALLEAGIPVLLEKPVTENLDSALKLIRIAETTAVPLLVGHHRRHNPIIRAAHDAIHAGRIGDLVMATVTCSLAKPHSYFEATWRRMPGAGGPLLINLVHEIDLLRHFFGEIATVQAITSNGRRGFTVEDTATVALRFVNGGLATLCISDAAVGPWAWDLSAGENLARFPAHPVTAHHYAGSHAGLSLPDLMLWQAEGEPDWTRKLKPSRLEFKAGDPYEAQLSHFAGLIRHGGTPLVSARDATANLIVLDAIAAAAESGNTVAVDLTPLQI, encoded by the coding sequence ATGGAAAAACTCAATGTGGCAGTCATTGGCGCAGGCGCGATTGGACGCACGCACATAGATACATTGGCACGAATGCCTGATTTGCAGCTTTGTGCTTTGGTTGACCCTGCTCCGCAGGGGGCGGCTTTTGCTTCTTCGCTCGGTGTTCAATGCCTGCCGGATGTTGCGGCACTCATCGATTCTGGCCTGGCGCAAGCGGCCATCGTTGCGACACCGAATGAAACGCATCTTCCGGTTTCCGCGGCCTTGCTTGAAGCTGGAATACCCGTGTTGCTCGAAAAGCCGGTAACGGAAAACCTCGATTCTGCGTTAAAACTCATCCGTATTGCCGAAACGACCGCCGTGCCGCTTCTTGTCGGCCACCATCGCCGCCATAATCCGATTATCCGTGCAGCACATGATGCCATTCACGCCGGCAGGATAGGTGATCTGGTGATGGCAACAGTGACGTGTTCACTGGCAAAGCCACACTCCTATTTCGAAGCAACTTGGCGGCGCATGCCGGGTGCTGGTGGCCCGCTGCTGATCAATCTCGTGCATGAGATCGATCTGTTGCGTCACTTCTTTGGTGAAATCGCTACCGTACAGGCGATAACCAGCAATGGGCGGCGCGGTTTTACGGTTGAAGATACGGCAACAGTAGCTCTTCGCTTTGTTAATGGCGGACTGGCAACGCTGTGCATTTCCGACGCTGCGGTTGGGCCTTGGGCGTGGGACCTGTCAGCGGGTGAAAATCTTGCGCGTTTTCCGGCGCATCCTGTTACGGCTCATCATTATGCCGGGAGCCACGCCGGTCTTTCCCTTCCTGATCTGATGCTTTGGCAAGCGGAAGGCGAACCCGACTGGACCCGTAAATTGAAGCCGTCACGTCTGGAGTTCAAGGCCGGTGATCCCTATGAAGCACAATTGTCTCATTTCGCTGGGCTGATCCGTCATGGCGGCACGCCGCTTGTATCCGCACGCGATGCTACTGCCAACCTGATCGTTTTGGATGCAATCGCTGCCGCTGCTGAAAGCGGAAACACAGTTGCCGTAGATTTAACGCCGCTTCAAATTTAG
- a CDS encoding 3-carboxy-cis,cis-muconate cycloisomerase, with protein sequence MGLSAFDHPFLSGLFADPDIATFFSADADIAAMLRFETALAEAEAECDVIDRETAKAIVTQLSGFSPNMALLAQGMAKDGVVIPELVRQLRQAVGGEPAEKVHFGATSQDVIDTSLILRVKAATHIITERLSAIAAGLSALAERDGHNSLMGYTRMQAAIPITSGQRIATWKAPLERTLTRISDFSQTGFAVQFGGAAGTLEKFGDRGDAVRAALARKLALIDQPQWHSQRDALAEFASLLSLITGSLGKFGQDVALLAEAGQEIQLTGGGGSSAMPHKQNPVAAELLVTLARFNASQLAAQHHALVHEQERSGAAWMLEWLTLPQMVMATGVALQAALALIERIKQLGRAAA encoded by the coding sequence ATGGGCCTTTCCGCCTTTGATCACCCTTTCCTTTCCGGCCTGTTTGCGGATCCGGATATCGCAACGTTCTTTTCAGCGGATGCGGATATCGCAGCCATGCTGCGGTTTGAAACAGCACTCGCTGAAGCTGAGGCGGAATGCGATGTCATCGACCGTGAGACAGCCAAAGCGATTGTCACGCAGTTGAGCGGCTTTTCGCCGAACATGGCACTTTTGGCTCAGGGCATGGCAAAGGACGGCGTGGTCATTCCCGAACTCGTCCGGCAATTGCGCCAGGCGGTCGGGGGGGAGCCTGCGGAAAAGGTTCATTTCGGCGCCACCAGTCAGGATGTGATTGATACAAGCCTCATCCTGCGCGTCAAGGCGGCGACGCATATCATCACGGAAAGGCTTTCGGCCATCGCCGCTGGCCTTTCTGCCCTTGCAGAGCGAGACGGACACAATAGTCTGATGGGCTATACCCGTATGCAGGCGGCAATCCCTATTACCTCCGGTCAGCGCATCGCGACCTGGAAAGCGCCGCTTGAACGAACATTGACGCGTATTTCTGATTTCTCACAAACTGGTTTTGCTGTGCAATTTGGCGGCGCTGCCGGAACGCTTGAAAAATTTGGCGACAGAGGTGATGCTGTTCGCGCTGCCCTCGCCCGTAAACTTGCACTTATCGACCAACCACAATGGCACAGCCAGCGCGATGCTTTGGCAGAATTTGCCTCGCTTTTATCGCTCATCACGGGAAGCCTTGGCAAATTCGGTCAGGATGTTGCTCTTCTGGCAGAGGCAGGACAGGAAATCCAGTTGACAGGCGGCGGCGGCTCATCAGCCATGCCGCATAAGCAGAACCCGGTTGCCGCCGAACTTCTGGTGACACTTGCGCGTTTCAACGCGTCGCAACTGGCCGCCCAACATCATGCGTTGGTGCACGAACAGGAGCGTTCCGGCGCTGCCTGGATGCTGGAATGGCTGACCTTGCCACAGATGGTGATGGCGACGGGTGTGGCACTGCAAGCCGCACTTGCCCTCATTGAACGCATCAAACAATTAGGCCGCGCTGCGGCCTAA
- the pcaG gene encoding protocatechuate 3,4-dioxygenase subunit alpha — translation MVQPLNYLKESASQTAGPYVHIGCTPNFVGIHGVFDKDLGSGALYNDQTRGTRITIRGTVYDGGGNPLRDALVEIWQADESGLYNSPSETRGTADPNFLGWGRSPGDMDTGEFVFETIKPGQVPFKDGRLMAPHVTFWIVARGINIGLHTRMYFPEEEQANAIDPVLARIEHKNRIPTLIATKEGDNTYRFDIRLQGDGETVFFDI, via the coding sequence ATGGTACAACCGCTCAACTACCTTAAGGAAAGCGCGTCGCAGACCGCAGGCCCTTACGTCCACATTGGCTGTACGCCGAATTTTGTCGGTATTCACGGCGTTTTCGACAAGGATCTCGGCTCTGGCGCCCTTTATAACGATCAAACACGCGGCACCCGCATCACCATTCGCGGCACCGTCTATGACGGCGGTGGCAATCCGCTCAGAGACGCGCTGGTGGAAATCTGGCAAGCTGATGAATCTGGCCTTTACAACAGTCCAAGCGAAACGCGCGGCACGGCTGATCCGAACTTTCTCGGCTGGGGCCGCTCGCCCGGTGACATGGATACCGGAGAATTCGTCTTTGAGACGATCAAACCCGGTCAGGTGCCTTTCAAAGACGGGCGTTTGATGGCTCCGCATGTCACCTTCTGGATTGTGGCGCGCGGCATCAATATCGGACTGCATACCCGCATGTACTTCCCAGAAGAAGAACAGGCGAATGCCATTGATCCAGTGCTGGCGCGCATTGAACATAAAAACCGCATTCCAACGCTGATTGCGACAAAGGAAGGCGATAACACCTATCGTTTCGACATCCGACTGCAAGGTGATGGCGAAACAGTGTTCTTCGACATCTGA
- the pcaH gene encoding protocatechuate 3,4-dioxygenase subunit beta: MSNQPPETGPFFARDRNMHPPAYAPWYKTTVLRSPQRALISLEGTKSEITGPVFGHGMLNPLDNDLIHNYAKPGEMPVGPRILVHGRVLDERGIGVAGALVEFWQANAGGRYRHKKETYLAAIDPNFGGVGRTITDENGYYWFKTIQPGAYPWPNGVNDWRPAHIHFSIFGHGFQQRLITQMYFEGDPLIWRCPIVKTIPDENAIRQLIAPLDMNATIPMDMLAYKFDIILRGRRSTFFENRPEGN; the protein is encoded by the coding sequence ATGAGCAACCAACCACCCGAAACCGGACCTTTCTTCGCGCGTGACCGCAATATGCACCCACCGGCTTACGCGCCGTGGTACAAGACGACAGTCCTGCGCTCGCCACAGCGCGCACTGATTTCGCTGGAAGGAACCAAGAGCGAAATCACCGGCCCTGTCTTCGGTCATGGCATGCTGAACCCGCTCGACAACGACCTCATCCACAACTACGCCAAGCCCGGCGAAATGCCGGTCGGCCCGCGCATTCTGGTGCATGGCCGTGTGCTGGATGAACGCGGCATTGGTGTTGCCGGTGCATTGGTGGAATTCTGGCAAGCCAATGCCGGCGGCCGTTACCGCCACAAGAAAGAAACCTACCTTGCCGCCATAGATCCGAATTTCGGTGGTGTCGGTCGCACCATCACCGATGAAAACGGGTATTACTGGTTCAAGACCATCCAGCCCGGCGCCTATCCATGGCCGAACGGTGTCAATGACTGGCGACCAGCGCATATTCATTTCTCGATCTTCGGTCATGGCTTCCAGCAGCGCCTGATCACCCAGATGTATTTTGAGGGTGACCCGCTGATCTGGCGCTGCCCGATCGTCAAGACCATTCCCGACGAGAATGCAATCCGGCAGCTGATTGCACCGCTCGACATGAATGCGACCATTCCGATGGACATGCTCGCCTATAAGTTCGATATCATTCTGCGGGGCCGCCGCTCCACCTTCTTCGAGAACCGTCCGGAGGGCAACTGA
- the pcaC gene encoding 4-carboxymuconolactone decarboxylase, giving the protein MSAPTKPTERYMQGMVTRRSVLGDAHVDKASASATEFDQPFQTLITESAWGTVWSGTQLTKRERSIITIALLAALGQDDEVAMHVRATANTGATEEDIREALMHVAIYAGVPAANHAFKIAKTTLAGMRADKAAKEEIK; this is encoded by the coding sequence ATGAGCGCACCCACCAAGCCCACCGAACGATACATGCAAGGCATGGTGACACGCCGTTCTGTGCTGGGCGATGCTCATGTGGACAAGGCGAGCGCCAGTGCCACAGAATTCGATCAGCCATTTCAGACCCTTATCACCGAATCCGCCTGGGGCACGGTGTGGTCTGGCACACAACTAACAAAGCGTGAGCGATCCATCATTACCATCGCACTTCTGGCCGCTCTTGGTCAGGATGACGAAGTTGCAATGCATGTCAGGGCAACTGCCAATACGGGTGCAACAGAGGAAGATATTCGCGAAGCGCTGATGCATGTGGCCATTTATGCCGGTGTTCCGGCGGCAAATCATGCTTTCAAGATTGCAAAGACGACACTCGCGGGGATGCGTGCCGACAAGGCTGCAAAGGAGGAGATAAAATGA